In Candidatus Cohnella colombiensis, one DNA window encodes the following:
- the trpS gene encoding tryptophan--tRNA ligase, whose translation MSQLRVLSGIQPSGKLTLGNYIGAMRNFVALQDEHECFFMVVDLHAITVPQEPAALREQSEAVAALFVAAGIDPAKAAIFMQSHVHGHSELGWLMTTLSYMGELERMTQFKDKSEGKDAVGAGLFVYPALMAADILLYNSNLVPVGDDQKQHLELTRDLAGRFNHKFGDTFVVPEPFIPKVGARIMSLDDASKKMSKSNPNAGSAISLLDSPDEIRKKISRAKTDLGREVIFDVQNKPEISNLLSIYAQCSGQTIEQIQATYDGQGYGAFKKDLAEVVVNALEPLQRKYTDIRSSGAIHDILRDGAERANVVADKTLRAAKEAMGFLPSAR comes from the coding sequence ATGAGTCAATTGAGAGTTTTATCCGGTATTCAGCCAAGTGGGAAATTGACGCTCGGAAATTACATCGGTGCGATGAGGAACTTCGTTGCATTGCAGGATGAGCATGAGTGCTTCTTCATGGTCGTCGATCTTCACGCGATTACAGTACCGCAGGAGCCTGCGGCATTGCGTGAGCAAAGCGAAGCGGTTGCGGCATTGTTCGTAGCGGCTGGGATCGATCCTGCGAAAGCGGCGATCTTCATGCAATCACACGTGCATGGGCATTCGGAGCTTGGGTGGTTAATGACGACGCTATCGTATATGGGTGAGTTGGAACGTATGACGCAGTTCAAGGATAAGTCGGAGGGGAAAGATGCGGTAGGTGCAGGTCTATTCGTTTATCCAGCACTGATGGCCGCTGATATTTTGCTATATAATTCCAATCTTGTGCCCGTAGGTGATGATCAGAAGCAGCATTTAGAACTGACGCGAGACCTTGCAGGAAGATTCAATCATAAATTCGGTGACACTTTCGTCGTTCCTGAGCCTTTCATTCCAAAAGTAGGCGCGAGAATTATGTCATTGGACGATGCCTCTAAGAAGATGAGCAAGAGCAATCCGAATGCAGGAAGCGCCATCTCCTTATTGGATTCACCAGATGAAATTCGTAAGAAGATTTCGCGTGCGAAAACAGACCTCGGTCGTGAAGTCATTTTTGATGTGCAAAATAAACCTGAAATAAGCAATTTGTTGAGCATCTATGCTCAATGTTCAGGACAGACAATCGAGCAGATCCAAGCAACCTACGATGGGCAGGGCTATGGTGCGTTCAAGAAGGATTTGGCTGAAGTCGTCGTAAACGCACTGGAACCTCTGCAACGCAAGTATACAGATATTCGTTCATCGGGAGCGATCCATGATATTTTACGTGACGGTGCCGAGCGTGCGAATGTCGTAGCAGACAAGACGCTGAGAGCGGCGAAAGAAGCGATGGGCTTCTTGCCGTCCGCACGCTAA
- a CDS encoding O-methyltransferase: protein MMELVNEVLVRQVDIALRKLEAELMGMSAGTIVLQVRDNKVGRFGIRHLPFDYGTSKHEVVGMNAGQVKQLRSMAIESLQRKSVWTHGEIAYDFVLKQGKIYISVLFESNYNMANLMIRPNSKHHHSSEIYQD, encoded by the coding sequence ATGATGGAATTGGTAAATGAAGTTCTGGTTCGACAGGTGGATATTGCATTGAGGAAGCTTGAGGCGGAATTGATGGGCATGTCAGCGGGAACGATTGTTTTACAAGTTCGAGATAATAAAGTAGGTCGGTTTGGCATTCGTCATTTGCCATTCGATTACGGAACATCAAAGCATGAGGTTGTTGGAATGAATGCTGGGCAAGTTAAGCAACTGCGCAGTATGGCGATTGAATCCCTGCAACGCAAAAGTGTTTGGACACATGGTGAAATTGCTTACGATTTCGTATTGAAGCAAGGTAAAATTTACATCAGTGTTCTGTTCGAATCGAATTACAATATGGCGAATCTGATGATCCGTCCAAACTCGAAGCATCATCATTCTTCCGAAATTTATCAGGATTAA
- a CDS encoding M3 family oligoendopeptidase, producing the protein MGCNGKGAISLNKIWDLESLFVGGSSSVTFLSFLEETEQLTKSLLHQLQEAENESTVSNATLNEWTDKLQLTLARISEADAFLSCLTSQQMSDKRAVALSDRVTTLSAKFKQASDLYDALLAKVPVPQWEEWINQSELAKIKYPLNERRETALDKMSPALESVVSELSVDGYHGWGEHYNTIVSGISIPWTEASIETTLSVGQAANKLDDPNPDVRNLMSAKWEEAWAAKEDLCSDTLNRLSGFRLKLYAMRNWSDPLQEPLRINRMSKATLDAMWSAVAEGIDPLKKYLSLKAKLIGKERLAWHDIDASLTSSKSNIPYEEAAEIILDAFEQFSPDLAKLAKKAFDDRWIEAEDRSGKRPGGFCTSFPLSRQSRIFMTYSGTPGNVSTLAHELGHAYHGALVESLPPMAQQYAMNVAETASTFAEALVSDALLRRASSKEEQLSLLDDRLQRAVAFLMNIRARFLFETRMYNRRSSGMLDADQLNELMVEAQKEAFGDALDSWHPHFWASKLHFYLTDVPFYNFPYTFGYLFSTGLIAVAERDADNFPERYKQLLKDTGVMTVEQLSKLHLGVDLENPGFWRDAVSTVIADVERFAELCDK; encoded by the coding sequence ATGGGTTGCAATGGAAAGGGTGCGATATCGTTGAACAAAATATGGGATTTGGAGTCGTTGTTTGTAGGTGGCTCTTCCTCAGTCACTTTCTTGTCTTTCCTAGAGGAGACTGAACAGCTAACAAAGTCATTGCTCCACCAGTTACAGGAAGCAGAAAATGAATCAACTGTGAGCAATGCAACTTTGAATGAGTGGACAGATAAGCTACAGTTGACACTAGCGCGAATCAGTGAGGCTGACGCGTTTTTAAGCTGCTTAACTTCACAACAAATGAGTGATAAAAGAGCGGTTGCTTTGTCCGACCGGGTTACGACATTATCGGCGAAGTTTAAGCAGGCATCAGACTTGTATGATGCACTGCTTGCAAAAGTACCAGTTCCTCAGTGGGAGGAGTGGATTAATCAGTCCGAGCTGGCGAAAATTAAGTATCCTCTAAATGAGCGCAGAGAGACTGCGTTAGATAAGATGTCACCTGCACTTGAAAGTGTTGTTAGTGAGCTTTCAGTTGACGGATACCATGGCTGGGGGGAGCACTATAACACCATCGTAAGTGGAATCTCGATCCCTTGGACTGAAGCGTCCATTGAAACGACGCTTTCTGTAGGTCAAGCAGCGAATAAGCTCGATGATCCGAACCCAGATGTCCGAAATTTAATGTCTGCGAAGTGGGAAGAAGCTTGGGCAGCTAAAGAGGATTTGTGCTCGGATACGCTCAATCGGTTATCCGGCTTCCGCTTAAAGCTATATGCAATGCGGAATTGGAGTGATCCGCTTCAAGAGCCACTACGTATCAATCGAATGAGCAAAGCAACGCTCGATGCGATGTGGAGCGCTGTTGCGGAAGGTATTGATCCGTTAAAAAAATATTTGTCGTTGAAGGCGAAGCTAATCGGCAAAGAGCGGTTGGCGTGGCACGATATTGATGCATCATTAACTTCAAGCAAGAGCAACATTCCTTATGAAGAGGCTGCAGAAATTATTTTGGATGCATTCGAGCAATTTTCACCGGATTTGGCTAAGTTGGCAAAGAAAGCATTCGATGATCGTTGGATTGAAGCGGAGGATCGCTCTGGAAAGCGTCCTGGTGGCTTCTGCACGAGCTTTCCGTTAAGCCGTCAGAGCCGAATCTTCATGACTTATTCAGGGACACCAGGCAATGTATCCACATTGGCACATGAGCTCGGACATGCGTATCATGGTGCGCTTGTCGAATCTTTGCCACCAATGGCTCAGCAATATGCGATGAATGTTGCGGAAACCGCTTCGACTTTCGCTGAAGCGCTCGTTAGTGATGCATTGCTGCGAAGAGCGTCGAGTAAGGAAGAGCAGCTGTCACTGCTTGACGATCGCTTACAACGAGCAGTTGCATTTCTGATGAATATTCGTGCTCGTTTCTTGTTCGAAACAAGAATGTACAATCGCAGATCATCTGGAATGTTAGATGCAGATCAACTAAATGAACTTATGGTTGAGGCTCAGAAGGAAGCTTTCGGAGATGCTTTGGATAGCTGGCACCCTCATTTCTGGGCTTCGAAGTTACATTTTTACTTGACCGATGTTCCATTTTACAACTTCCCATATACGTTTGGATACTTGTTCAGCACGGGTTTAATCGCAGTAGCAGAACGAGATGCTGACAACTTCCCAGAACGCTATAAACAACTGCTCAAAGATACAGGAGTAATGACTGTTGAGCAATTGTCTAAGCTGCATCTGGGTGTAGATTTAGAAAATCCAGGTTTCTGGCGTGATGCTGTTTCCACTGTTATTGCAGACGTTGAGCGCTTTGCCGAGTTGTGCGATAAGTAA
- a CDS encoding DUF2225 domain-containing protein: protein MEPLYPIKVQCTCCEVEYQTSRVRPSFKKSINTDSDFCSYFKTVNPDYYVVRVCPNCGFASTESFDDRLQDRKKKLYLDKIGIHWKFRDYGQVRNNAEALECYKLALLTAQVVEEKDRVIAGILHHIVWLYRYDGNVEQEQRFLRYALDAYIRVFETERGSISNARLMYLIGELHRRLGEYHDAVKWFGRVINDRKIEDAAMIRASREQWQNIREDMTGRGEELPEEMQNSGA, encoded by the coding sequence ATGGAACCACTTTATCCAATTAAAGTTCAATGTACGTGCTGTGAAGTCGAATATCAGACCTCTCGCGTACGTCCGAGCTTTAAGAAGTCAATCAATACCGATAGTGATTTCTGCTCATATTTCAAGACAGTAAATCCAGATTATTATGTGGTGCGCGTCTGTCCGAATTGTGGATTTGCCTCGACAGAAAGCTTTGATGATCGCTTACAGGATCGCAAGAAAAAGCTGTATTTAGATAAGATAGGTATACATTGGAAATTTAGAGACTATGGCCAAGTAAGAAACAATGCTGAAGCTTTAGAATGTTATAAGCTTGCATTATTGACAGCTCAGGTTGTAGAGGAGAAGGATCGTGTAATCGCGGGGATTTTACACCACATCGTATGGTTGTACCGTTATGATGGTAACGTAGAGCAGGAGCAAAGATTTTTGAGATATGCGCTTGACGCTTATATTCGAGTATTTGAGACAGAACGCGGGTCAATTAGCAATGCCAGATTGATGTATTTGATTGGAGAGCTGCATCGCCGTTTGGGTGAATATCATGATGCTGTCAAATGGTTTGGTCGGGTCATTAACGATCGGAAGATTGAGGATGCGGCGATGATTCGTGCTAGTCGTGAACAGTGGCAGAATATCCGCGAGGATATGACCGGTCGAGGCGAAGAATTACCAGAGGAAATGCAGAATAGTGGAGCATAA
- a CDS encoding globin, which yields MLHEGTLYEMIGGADTVRDVVEKFYPKVQANPLIGPLFPDDIRPVMDKQYMFLSQFFGGPALYSDEYGHPMMRARHLPFPITPERAQAWLNCMAAALQETEIPDHLKQLMLDRLAGPANHFINSDPS from the coding sequence ATGTTACATGAAGGCACACTCTATGAGATGATCGGCGGAGCAGACACCGTCCGTGATGTTGTAGAAAAATTTTATCCTAAAGTACAAGCTAATCCGCTAATCGGTCCGTTGTTTCCCGACGATATTCGTCCGGTAATGGACAAGCAATATATGTTTCTATCTCAATTTTTCGGAGGTCCTGCGCTCTATTCCGATGAATACGGTCATCCCATGATGCGGGCGAGACATCTCCCTTTCCCAATTACACCAGAGCGGGCACAAGCATGGCTGAATTGCATGGCTGCTGCATTGCAAGAGACGGAAATTCCTGATCACTTGAAGCAGTTGATGCTGGATCGATTGGCTGGTCCTGCAAATCATTTTATTAATTCTGACCCATCCTGA
- a CDS encoding sporulation integral membrane protein YlbJ, giving the protein MRSIQSNAGASSRWLLLIGVFSLGGISLLLASLALAMPDHMLTASLRGVAVWWEVLFPALFPFFVLSEILLGVGVVHFVGTLLDPFMRPLFRLPGIGGFVVAMGFASGYPIGARLTSQLMEQNLLTREQGERLVTITTTSDPIFLIGAVCIGFFGNVHLAPIIAITHYGTALLIGIFASLRTKDTNNKLQFLEKSHKRSFKAALAAMHRARLADGRTFSTLLQQALQSSLALIVIVGGLVVFFSATLELLMHSGLLSSFRQLIASLLQLFGSSPQLAPAIVNGTFEVTLGAKAAAAHGTGVNTSLPLVDQVAIAGFILSWAGLSVHAQVAGLMSRTTWRYLPFARDRFIHGVLTLCAVYIVWPFFNMN; this is encoded by the coding sequence ATGAGATCGATACAAAGTAACGCAGGAGCATCCAGCCGATGGCTATTATTGATTGGAGTATTCAGTCTCGGCGGTATATCCCTGTTGCTTGCCTCCCTTGCACTCGCAATGCCTGACCATATGCTAACAGCCTCCTTGCGCGGAGTCGCTGTGTGGTGGGAAGTACTTTTTCCTGCATTGTTTCCTTTCTTCGTGCTCTCCGAGATTTTGCTTGGTGTGGGAGTCGTTCACTTTGTTGGTACACTGCTTGACCCGTTCATGCGACCGCTGTTTCGCTTGCCCGGAATCGGTGGTTTTGTCGTCGCCATGGGCTTTGCGTCAGGATATCCGATTGGGGCACGGCTCACTTCACAATTAATGGAACAAAATTTACTGACGCGTGAGCAAGGGGAGCGCTTAGTAACAATTACAACTACATCTGATCCTATCTTCCTAATTGGAGCAGTATGTATCGGATTTTTTGGAAATGTTCATCTTGCTCCAATCATCGCGATCACACATTACGGAACCGCACTTCTAATCGGAATCTTCGCAAGCTTACGAACTAAAGACACGAATAATAAGCTGCAGTTCCTAGAAAAATCACATAAACGCTCTTTCAAAGCTGCACTAGCCGCAATGCATCGTGCTCGACTTGCAGATGGCCGAACGTTCTCGACATTGCTTCAGCAAGCACTACAATCCTCGCTTGCGCTCATTGTCATCGTAGGTGGGCTTGTCGTCTTTTTCTCGGCGACGCTAGAACTTCTTATGCACAGCGGATTATTATCTTCATTCCGACAGCTGATCGCTAGCTTGCTTCAGTTATTCGGATCCTCCCCTCAACTTGCCCCCGCAATCGTCAATGGTACGTTCGAGGTTACTCTTGGAGCGAAGGCTGCAGCGGCTCACGGAACCGGAGTGAATACTAGCTTGCCTCTCGTTGATCAAGTTGCCATTGCTGGCTTTATTTTATCTTGGGCTGGCTTATCGGTACATGCACAAGTCGCCGGGTTAATGAGTCGAACGACATGGCGATACTTACCATTCGCTCGCGATCGATTCATTCATGGGGTCCTCACCCTATGTGCAGTATATATCGTATGGCCGTTCTTTAACATGAATTGA
- a CDS encoding NAD kinase — protein MKYALLERGDSLSHQLSEQFHHLAKERGFIIDKDSPELVISIGGDGTLLQAFHRYEPLLDKVAFVGVHTGHLGFYADWKKDEIDTLLDLMHTSEPQLVQYPLLDIVVTCDEGTTHFVALNEFNLKSVNGTLVAALHINDEPFEVFRGDGIVISTPTGSTAYNKSLGGAVIHPSLEALQIAEIASINNRVYRTLGSSVILPKHHHCDIVTQPTDLLHISVDHLVMQMTGVNSITCSVSDRKVTFARYRPFPFWNRVREAFIGSPKQ, from the coding sequence TTGAAATACGCTTTGCTTGAACGTGGAGATTCATTATCCCATCAATTATCAGAACAATTTCATCATTTAGCCAAAGAACGCGGGTTTATCATCGATAAAGATTCGCCAGAACTTGTCATTTCCATCGGCGGTGATGGCACATTGCTACAAGCGTTTCATCGCTATGAACCCTTATTGGATAAAGTAGCTTTTGTAGGTGTGCATACGGGCCACTTGGGCTTTTATGCAGATTGGAAGAAGGACGAAATTGACACTTTACTCGACCTTATGCATACGTCTGAACCTCAATTGGTGCAATATCCGCTTCTTGATATCGTAGTTACATGTGACGAAGGAACGACCCATTTTGTCGCATTGAATGAATTCAATTTGAAAAGCGTTAACGGCACTCTTGTTGCTGCGCTTCATATTAATGATGAGCCATTCGAAGTGTTTCGTGGCGATGGCATTGTCATTTCAACACCGACAGGAAGTACTGCGTACAACAAAAGCCTTGGCGGAGCGGTCATCCATCCTTCTCTAGAGGCATTGCAGATCGCAGAAATTGCTTCCATTAACAATCGCGTCTATCGTACGCTAGGCTCATCTGTCATTTTACCAAAGCACCATCATTGTGATATTGTGACGCAACCAACCGACCTCTTACATATTAGCGTTGACCATCTCGTCATGCAGATGACTGGGGTCAACTCGATTACGTGCAGCGTATCAGATCGAAAGGTGACCTTCGCCAGATATCGCCCATTCCCTTTCTGGAATCGCGTGCGAGAAGCATTTATCGGTTCACCTAAGCAATAA
- a CDS encoding DUF1027 domain-containing protein: MAGGNAFAVIHDHKNGWNPEAFRERYSDVLDRFDYIVGDWGYQQLRLRGFYRDGHPRATKDSTISSLVDYINEYCNFGCAYFVVSKTDVKDVPPEQLTDLPSTPEAAVALSETGEQIAETAATISGPITRWPQKERAGGPTKVPNITVSAVARAAAESAERRNAHAANNASSGNSQSGRDSNNRNQGRSNFESNGGHERERRPNHRGQGNPNQGNQEFGQGKSNNSHRAPRPSGDNRQQGETDGGQTGESTRSGNRWQGKNRRRKNFSNRPNEQRSNAPSKPEA; encoded by the coding sequence ATGGCTGGAGGCAATGCATTCGCAGTTATTCATGACCATAAGAATGGATGGAACCCTGAAGCTTTCCGTGAGCGTTATAGTGATGTATTAGATCGGTTTGATTATATCGTAGGAGATTGGGGATACCAGCAGTTACGATTGCGTGGCTTCTACCGAGACGGTCATCCTCGCGCGACGAAGGATAGCACGATTTCTAGCTTGGTCGATTACATTAATGAATATTGTAATTTTGGGTGTGCGTATTTCGTTGTGTCTAAGACAGATGTGAAAGATGTTCCTCCTGAACAACTGACAGACTTGCCGAGTACTCCAGAGGCTGCTGTTGCCTTAAGTGAAACAGGAGAGCAAATCGCGGAAACAGCAGCGACAATTAGTGGCCCCATAACGCGTTGGCCACAAAAGGAACGTGCTGGTGGACCAACGAAAGTGCCGAATATTACGGTGTCCGCAGTTGCAAGGGCGGCAGCAGAAAGCGCTGAGCGTCGCAATGCACATGCTGCGAATAATGCTTCGAGTGGGAATAGCCAATCAGGAAGAGATTCAAACAATCGCAACCAAGGGCGTTCGAATTTTGAGTCGAACGGTGGACATGAACGTGAGCGCCGACCAAATCATCGAGGTCAAGGGAATCCGAACCAAGGCAATCAAGAATTTGGCCAAGGGAAGTCCAATAACTCCCATCGTGCGCCGCGACCTTCAGGTGACAATCGACAACAAGGTGAAACAGACGGTGGACAGACTGGCGAATCAACGCGGAGCGGCAATCGCTGGCAAGGCAAAAATCGCCGTCGCAAAAACTTCAGCAATCGTCCGAACGAACAAAGGTCGAATGCTCCCTCTAAGCCAGAAGCATAG
- the lipA gene encoding lipoyl synthase codes for MTQRTKLQKPEWLKIKLTTGEPYQEIKQMMRTKTLHSVCEEARCPNIFECWANRTATFMILGDICTRACRFCAVKTGMPTELDLQEPERVAEAAEQMGLQHCVVTSVARDDLQDGGATIFAETIKAIRRKMPLCSVEVLIPDFLGNEEALRIVMDAKPDILNHNIETVKRLSDRVRAKAKYPRSMELLQRAKAMNPNIPTKSSIMLGLGETREEVLQAMDDLRAVDCNILTLGQYLQPSSNHLDVVRYVHPDEFKQFKQDGLDRGFSHVESAPFVRSSYHAHEQVKSAEARTTTV; via the coding sequence TTGACGCAACGTACAAAACTACAAAAACCAGAGTGGCTAAAGATTAAGCTTACAACTGGAGAACCTTACCAAGAGATTAAACAGATGATGCGGACGAAGACGCTGCACTCCGTGTGCGAGGAAGCACGCTGTCCGAATATATTTGAATGTTGGGCGAATCGTACAGCTACTTTTATGATTTTGGGTGATATATGTACGAGAGCTTGTCGCTTCTGCGCCGTGAAGACCGGAATGCCAACGGAGCTCGATCTTCAAGAGCCGGAACGGGTAGCCGAAGCAGCGGAACAGATGGGCTTGCAGCATTGTGTTGTAACGTCTGTAGCTCGAGATGATCTACAGGATGGTGGAGCAACGATTTTTGCGGAGACGATTAAAGCCATTCGTCGCAAAATGCCACTTTGTAGTGTCGAAGTGTTGATTCCTGATTTCCTGGGAAATGAAGAAGCGCTACGAATTGTCATGGATGCAAAGCCAGACATTCTCAATCATAATATAGAGACGGTGAAACGATTGTCGGATCGAGTTCGTGCAAAAGCAAAATATCCGCGCTCGATGGAACTGTTGCAACGGGCGAAAGCGATGAATCCAAACATTCCAACAAAATCCAGCATAATGTTAGGACTAGGGGAAACCCGTGAAGAAGTATTGCAGGCGATGGATGATCTGCGTGCTGTAGATTGTAACATTTTGACTTTAGGACAATACTTGCAGCCATCCTCTAATCATCTTGATGTGGTACGCTATGTACATCCGGACGAGTTCAAGCAATTTAAGCAGGACGGGCTAGATCGCGGGTTCTCCCATGTGGAATCAGCACCATTCGTACGGAGTTCTTACCATGCGCATGAGCAAGTGAAGTCTGCAGAAGCAAGAACGACGACTGTTTAG
- a CDS encoding M23 family metallopeptidase produces the protein MFRPRRTKYSLTKMLLKCLTLTVTTILFFNAPLYSIANAATDVDPYKLRYQLYVRISKETKLQWPLLAAIDQYERTITRAHPKTRSIHEDAITGIYISPSDWSGKLNPDENDTEPISIRFFHGLGRDGSGDGIADRNQDEDLLYSIATEVMQHGSTQEDFTIGLWEYYKNTRAVERIMQFAKLYTTLGKLDLSANAFPLPLGSVYSYRSTWGNSRSWGGYRIHEGTDIFANYGVPVRSTCYGVIEVKGWNAYGGWRIGIRDINNLYHYYAHLSGFDKSQKAGDIVRPGEVIGWVGSSGYGKPGTQGKFPPHLHYGVYRDRGLVEWAFDPYPMLRRWENDERKTLRAHR, from the coding sequence TTGTTTCGGCCTAGACGGACAAAGTATTCATTAACGAAAATGTTACTCAAGTGCCTCACACTGACTGTGACGACGATATTATTTTTCAATGCACCCCTGTATTCAATCGCGAATGCTGCTACAGATGTTGACCCTTACAAATTGCGCTATCAGCTATATGTCCGAATTAGTAAAGAAACGAAGCTACAATGGCCACTTCTTGCAGCAATTGACCAATATGAACGAACGATCACACGTGCACATCCGAAGACACGTTCTATTCATGAAGATGCAATTACTGGCATCTACATTTCTCCTTCGGATTGGAGTGGGAAGTTGAATCCTGATGAAAACGACACTGAGCCTATTTCCATTCGTTTCTTCCATGGACTCGGTCGCGATGGGTCGGGTGATGGGATTGCGGATCGTAATCAAGACGAGGACTTACTGTATTCCATTGCGACAGAAGTCATGCAACATGGGAGCACGCAAGAAGATTTCACAATTGGTTTATGGGAATATTATAAAAACACACGCGCTGTCGAGAGAATCATGCAGTTCGCTAAGTTGTACACCACTTTAGGGAAACTTGATTTATCCGCAAATGCATTTCCACTACCGCTTGGCAGTGTCTATTCTTACCGCAGCACTTGGGGCAATAGTAGAAGCTGGGGAGGCTATCGCATCCATGAGGGCACAGATATATTCGCAAACTATGGCGTACCCGTCAGAAGTACATGCTATGGTGTCATCGAGGTCAAGGGCTGGAACGCGTACGGCGGTTGGAGAATCGGTATCCGCGACATCAATAACCTTTATCACTATTACGCGCATCTCTCTGGCTTCGACAAAAGTCAAAAGGCCGGAGACATTGTCCGGCCTGGTGAAGTCATCGGTTGGGTAGGAAGTTCCGGATATGGGAAACCGGGCACACAGGGAAAATTTCCACCCCATCTCCACTACGGAGTGTATCGCGATCGCGGACTCGTGGAGTGGGCTTTCGATCCATACCCGATGTTACGGCGATGGGAAAATGATGAGCGAAAAACACTGCGTGCACACCGATAA
- the yunB gene encoding sporulation protein YunB, protein MRRKWGKGYTIIRNMSMPKEVPRKWGRGFRFFRNVAVTKPTPRRWGKRKWLPTIGVAQATHSKTATQWTSTEPRKRLKRKHLWLIALVILIFLVIQSLIYFDRELRGPLMFFAKVKLTQMATDAINTAITEEIAQSADSEKLIQWKTDADGKMIGLVIDYKQQMSITSRTIQVVNRVLKEKEELPEKIPLGHALNSTFLSSFGPSVSVKLYPASAVKVDVQTRTKDAGINMLLVEVFIHIRTEIAIVIPFDQEPQILDTEIPLSFVMVVGNVPTYYYDSNGNPTGQSASQAPVITLPAPSEFVVQ, encoded by the coding sequence ATGCGGAGAAAATGGGGTAAAGGTTATACAATCATACGCAATATGTCAATGCCGAAAGAAGTTCCGCGTAAGTGGGGAAGAGGTTTCCGTTTTTTTCGAAATGTTGCGGTTACGAAGCCGACTCCGCGTAGATGGGGCAAACGCAAGTGGTTGCCCACAATCGGTGTTGCACAAGCCACACATTCAAAGACAGCAACACAATGGACATCGACCGAACCACGAAAGCGTTTGAAACGTAAGCATCTATGGCTTATTGCCTTAGTCATTCTAATATTTTTGGTTATACAAAGCCTAATTTACTTTGATCGAGAGCTGCGAGGTCCGTTAATGTTTTTTGCCAAAGTCAAGCTTACTCAGATGGCGACAGATGCGATAAATACGGCAATAACAGAGGAGATTGCACAGAGTGCTGATTCGGAAAAACTTATTCAGTGGAAAACGGATGCCGACGGCAAGATGATTGGTCTTGTAATTGATTACAAGCAGCAGATGAGTATTACTTCACGTACTATTCAGGTTGTGAATCGGGTGCTAAAGGAAAAAGAGGAACTTCCAGAGAAAATTCCACTCGGGCATGCGTTGAATAGTACGTTCCTCTCTTCCTTCGGACCGAGTGTATCGGTTAAGCTTTATCCAGCTAGCGCTGTGAAAGTTGATGTGCAAACCCGCACTAAGGATGCGGGAATTAATATGCTTCTCGTTGAGGTATTTATCCATATTCGTACAGAAATTGCAATCGTTATACCGTTCGATCAGGAGCCTCAGATCCTAGATACAGAAATCCCACTTTCCTTTGTCATGGTTGTAGGTAACGTACCTACTTATTACTACGATAGCAATGGTAATCCTACTGGACAATCAGCTTCTCAAGCTCCTGTAATTACATTGCCAGCTCCTTCGGAGTTCGTTGTGCAATAA
- a CDS encoding ABC transporter permease produces the protein MLKLIKLELAKHKIRGNILGGFIASFAILAFIILVNFDDEAFVSYKEVMLVSNTFASITFTIFAATLLSKFIIDEFKSKTITVLFMYPISRKKLIAAKITIVLVFTFLFILVSNALSLTGFYIANHYLDFIQDELTITMLREHVIRTIASAVIASFISLVPLYFGMRKYSIPTTIVSAIVITSILNSSSGTDFNLSSIVYIPATIAIIGALIGYRTVRDIDHKDIT, from the coding sequence GTGCTTAAACTTATTAAACTTGAGCTTGCAAAACATAAAATTAGAGGAAATATTTTAGGAGGCTTTATCGCATCATTTGCAATCCTTGCTTTCATCATCCTTGTTAATTTTGATGATGAAGCGTTCGTTAGTTACAAAGAGGTAATGCTAGTTTCCAATACTTTCGCATCCATAACGTTTACGATATTTGCGGCGACACTATTATCAAAATTTATTATTGATGAGTTCAAAAGTAAAACGATAACGGTGCTATTCATGTACCCAATCAGTCGAAAAAAGCTTATTGCAGCTAAAATTACTATCGTTCTGGTGTTTACGTTCTTGTTCATCCTTGTGTCTAATGCGCTCAGTCTAACTGGATTTTATATCGCTAACCATTATTTAGATTTTATTCAGGATGAATTAACGATTACGATGCTTAGGGAGCATGTGATTAGAACGATTGCGAGTGCAGTCATCGCGAGCTTCATCAGCTTGGTTCCGCTTTACTTTGGGATGCGGAAATATTCAATACCTACAACGATTGTATCAGCGATTGTGATCACATCGATTTTAAACTCTAGTAGTGGAACGGATTTCAATCTAAGCTCTATAGTATATATTCCGGCAACAATTGCTATAATCGGTGCGTTGATTGGCTATAGGACCGTTCGAGATATAGATCATAAAGATATTACTTAA